In one window of Enterobacteriaceae endosymbiont of Donacia cincticornis DNA:
- the dnaX gene encoding DNA polymerase III subunit gamma/tau has product MNSHILAFKWRPYSFNDVVGQNHVIQAIKYSLLTKKIHPAWILSGSRGVGKTTIARIFAMGLSCLQGITSHPCGCCENCISIKKNSFLDLIELDSASKTKVEDIREILEIIYYPPVKGRYKIYIFDEFHMLSKHSFNALLKIIEEPPKYIKFIFATTELQKIPSTILSRCIQFKLKLIDENMIFNQIKNILNKENFTYDENALKTLSIAACGSMRDALNLTDQLISMGELTTENINLMLGLIKKKYLFSLIKNFKAQKYNLIFNLINKISTFNVNWINLITELMIIIHNILKINILDKNCSNFLLDFNFTKSEILFYKKILNRFSEIELKFLYNILNTGKKNLYLSPNPKIGFEMIILEIIIYFKNKSKI; this is encoded by the coding sequence ATGAATTCTCATATTTTAGCTTTTAAATGGCGTCCTTATTCATTTAATGACGTTGTTGGTCAAAATCATGTTATACAAGCTATAAAATATAGTTTATTAACTAAAAAAATTCATCCTGCTTGGATACTTTCAGGTAGTAGGGGTGTAGGTAAAACTACAATAGCAAGGATATTTGCTATGGGATTAAGTTGTTTACAAGGAATAACATCACATCCATGTGGATGTTGTGAAAATTGTATATCTATAAAAAAAAATTCTTTTTTGGATTTAATTGAATTAGATTCAGCATCTAAGACAAAAGTAGAAGATATTAGAGAAATATTAGAAATAATTTATTATCCTCCTGTAAAAGGAAGATATAAAATATATATTTTTGATGAATTTCATATGTTATCTAAACATAGTTTTAATGCATTACTAAAAATAATAGAAGAACCTCCAAAATATATAAAATTTATATTTGCAACAACAGAACTACAAAAAATACCATCTACAATATTATCTAGATGTATACAATTTAAATTAAAATTAATAGATGAAAATATGATTTTCAATCAAATAAAAAATATTTTAAATAAAGAAAATTTTACATATGATGAAAATGCATTAAAAACTTTATCTATTGCTGCATGTGGTAGCATGCGTGATGCTTTAAATTTAACAGATCAATTAATATCTATGGGAGAATTAACTACAGAAAATATTAATTTAATGTTAGGATTAATAAAAAAAAAATATTTATTTTCATTAATAAAAAATTTTAAAGCACAAAAATATAATTTAATTTTTAATTTAATTAATAAAATATCTACTTTTAATGTTAACTGGATTAATTTGATAACAGAATTAATGATAATAATACATAACATTTTAAAAATTAATATTTTAGATAAAAACTGTAGTAATTTTTTATTAGATTTTAATTTTACAAAAAGTGAAATTTTATTTTATAAAAAAATATTAAATAGATTTTCAGAAATTGAATTAAAATTTTTATATAATATTTTAAATACAGGAAAAAAAAATCTGTATTTATCTCCGAATCCCAAAATAGGATTTGAAATGATTATATTGGAAATAATAATTTATTTTAAAAATAAAAGTAAAATATAA
- the htpG gene encoding molecular chaperone HtpG, giving the protein MIMKKRETLSFQSEVKQLLNLMIHSLYSNKEIFLRELISNASDAVDKLKFQALSKPNLYENNSILKVQISIDKKKRLIIINDNGIGMTRNEVIENLGTIAKSGTKDFIKSLNLSSNNKTELNTQLIGQFGVGFYSAFIVADKVIVKTRAAGKTIDEGVFWESTGEGNYHISNINKEFRGTEIILHIRPKYDEFLDTWRIKTIISKYSEHISLPIEIEMYNEKEKKYYWEQVNKAQALWLRNKTDISENEYKEFYKQLTYDSTDPMIWIHNHVEGKQEYISLLYIPSTIPWDIRNRDYKNGLKLYVQRVFIMEDAEQLLPKYLRFMRGLVDSNDLPLNISREILQKNSIIHNMKVTLTKKVLNMLMNLTKDSKKYNNFWEKYGLIFKEGPAEDIRNKNIIIKLLRFASTFNNNSKQNVSLDDYVKRMIKGQKKIYFLTSDNYLSAKSSPHLEFFYQKGIEVLLLIDHIDEWMMSYINEFEGKKFQSISKQDDSLDEFIKNKNHIIEDKIKEEFKPFLKKIQNLLGNKIKKVKLTSRLINTPAIVTTDLNEMSTQMAKLFAAAGQETPKIKYNFELNPNHVLIKKILVIKDEEYFAEFVNLLLDEAILAEKGTLENPNKFIDRINKFLSKI; this is encoded by the coding sequence ATAATTATGAAAAAAAGAGAAACACTAAGTTTTCAATCTGAAGTAAAACAATTATTAAATTTGATGATTCATTCACTTTATTCAAATAAAGAAATTTTTTTAAGAGAATTAATATCTAATGCTTCTGATGCTGTAGATAAATTAAAATTTCAAGCTTTGTCAAAACCAAATCTATATGAAAATAATTCAATATTAAAGGTACAAATTTCTATAGACAAGAAAAAAAGATTAATTATTATTAATGATAATGGTATCGGGATGACTCGTAACGAAGTTATTGAAAATTTAGGTACAATTGCTAAATCTGGTACTAAAGATTTTATTAAATCTTTAAATTTATCTTCAAATAATAAAACAGAATTAAATACACAATTAATAGGTCAATTCGGTGTAGGATTTTATTCAGCTTTTATAGTAGCTGATAAAGTTATAGTAAAAACTAGAGCTGCTGGTAAAACTATAGATGAAGGTGTTTTTTGGGAATCTACAGGAGAAGGAAATTATCATATATCTAATATTAATAAAGAATTTAGAGGAACTGAAATTATACTACATATACGTCCAAAATATGATGAATTTTTAGACACATGGCGTATCAAAACAATAATAAGTAAATATTCAGAGCACATTTCTTTACCTATAGAAATAGAAATGTATAATGAAAAGGAAAAAAAATATTATTGGGAACAAGTTAATAAAGCACAAGCTCTTTGGTTACGTAATAAAACAGATATTAGTGAAAATGAATACAAAGAATTTTACAAACAATTAACATATGATAGTACTGATCCAATGATTTGGATTCATAATCATGTAGAAGGTAAACAAGAATATATTAGTTTATTATATATTCCTTCTACTATCCCATGGGATATACGTAATCGTGATTATAAAAATGGATTAAAATTATATGTGCAAAGAGTTTTTATTATGGAAGATGCAGAACAATTATTACCTAAATATTTAAGATTTATGAGAGGTTTAGTTGATTCTAATGATTTACCTTTAAATATTTCAAGAGAAATTTTACAAAAAAATAGTATTATTCATAATATGAAGGTTACATTAACAAAAAAAGTTCTTAATATGTTAATGAATCTTACTAAAGATTCAAAAAAATATAATAATTTTTGGGAAAAATATGGTTTAATTTTTAAAGAAGGTCCGGCAGAAGATATAAGAAATAAAAATATAATTATTAAATTATTACGCTTTGCTTCAACATTTAATAATAATTCAAAACAAAATGTATCTTTAGATGACTATGTTAAAAGAATGATAAAAGGACAAAAAAAAATATATTTTTTAACATCAGATAACTATCTTTCTGCTAAAAGCAGTCCTCATTTAGAATTTTTTTATCAAAAAGGAATAGAAGTATTATTATTAATAGATCATATTGATGAATGGATGATGAGTTATATTAATGAATTTGAAGGAAAAAAATTTCAATCTATTAGTAAACAAGATGATTCATTAGATGAATTTATTAAAAATAAAAATCATATTATAGAAGATAAAATAAAAGAAGAATTTAAACCGTTTTTAAAAAAAATACAAAATTTATTAGGTAATAAAATAAAAAAAGTAAAATTAACTAGTAGATTAATTAATACTCCTGCTATTGTTACTACTGATTTAAATGAAATGAGTACACAAATGGCAAAATTATTTGCAGCTGCAGGACAAGAAACTCCAAAAATAAAATATAATTTTGAATTAAATCCAAATCATGTTCTAATTAAAAAAATATTAGTAATTAAAGATGAAGAATATTTTGCTGAATTTGTTAATCTATTATTAGATGAAGCTATTTTAGCGGAAAAAGGTACATTAGAAAATCCAAATAAATTTATTGATCGTATAAATAAATTTTTATCTAAAATTTAA
- the aroK gene encoding shikimate kinase AroK, protein MAKKRNIFLIGPMGAGKSTIGRHLANLLKMDFFDSDQEIEHRTGADINWVFDVEGEKGFRKREKKIIDEITKKQGIVLATGGGSIQSKEVRKILSSRGIVVYLKTTIEKQLIRTKRDKKRPLLKNKQHELAKEILEDLAKKRNHLYTEIADIIIKTDKQSAKVVASQLINLLEKN, encoded by the coding sequence ATGGCAAAAAAAAGAAATATATTTTTAATAGGCCCTATGGGAGCTGGTAAAAGTACAATTGGTCGTCATCTAGCAAATTTATTAAAAATGGATTTTTTTGATTCAGATCAAGAAATTGAACATCGTACAGGTGCAGATATAAATTGGGTATTTGATGTAGAAGGAGAAAAAGGTTTTAGAAAACGTGAAAAAAAAATTATTGATGAAATTACTAAAAAACAGGGAATTGTATTAGCTACAGGAGGAGGTTCTATTCAATCTAAAGAAGTTAGAAAAATTCTTTCATCCAGAGGAATTGTTGTATATCTTAAAACTACTATAGAAAAACAATTAATTAGAACTAAAAGAGATAAAAAACGTCCTTTATTAAAAAATAAACAGCATGAATTAGCTAAAGAAATTTTAGAAGATTTAGCTAAAAAAAGAAATCATTTATATACTGAAATAGCTGATATTATAATTAAAACAGATAAACAAAGTGCTAAAGTTGTTGCTAGTCAACTTATTAATTTATTAGAAAAAAATTAA
- the aroB gene encoding 3-dehydroquinate synthase, producing the protein MEKTISISTKKNNYPIIINFNLFDKKIFFPFLKKGDSIMIVTNQKVFSLYFKKIFNQFDNIGLKIDYIILPDGEKYKTLITVNMIFTTLLKNLHNRDTTLVALGGGVIGDITGFAASIYQRGVKYIQIPTTLLSQVDSSIGGKTAVNHDLGKNMIGSFYQPNIVIINLSCLYTLSQREFSAGIAEVIKYSIIFDKKFFSWLENNITKLFTLNKDKIFYCINKCCKLKAKIVYEDEYENNQRALLNLGHTYAHAIEAELGYGKWLHGEAVAVGIVIASVISKELNLLNNFDVIKIINLLKQYKLPTKLPSNIDVNKLLKHIYKDKKVKKKQINIILPVRIGKVIIYNNISEKIIINAINSNKNLLF; encoded by the coding sequence ATGGAAAAAACCATTTCAATTTCAACAAAAAAAAATAATTATCCTATTATTATAAATTTTAATTTATTTGATAAAAAAATATTTTTTCCCTTTCTTAAGAAAGGTGATAGTATTATGATTGTTACTAATCAAAAGGTTTTTTCTTTATATTTTAAAAAAATATTTAATCAATTTGATAATATTGGTCTTAAAATTGATTATATTATTCTCCCTGATGGTGAAAAATATAAAACATTAATTACTGTCAATATGATTTTTACAACATTACTTAAAAATTTACATAATAGAGATACTACATTAGTTGCATTAGGAGGGGGAGTTATAGGAGATATAACTGGATTTGCTGCTTCTATTTATCAAAGAGGTGTAAAGTATATACAAATACCTACTACTTTGTTATCACAAGTAGATTCTTCTATCGGAGGTAAAACAGCTGTAAATCATGATTTAGGGAAAAATATGATTGGTAGTTTTTATCAACCTAATATTGTAATAATTAATTTAAGTTGTTTGTATACTTTATCTCAAAGAGAATTTTCAGCTGGAATAGCTGAAGTTATAAAATATAGCATTATTTTTGATAAAAAATTTTTTTCTTGGTTAGAAAATAATATAACTAAGTTATTTACTTTAAATAAAGATAAAATTTTTTATTGTATTAATAAATGTTGTAAATTAAAAGCAAAAATAGTTTATGAAGATGAATATGAAAATAATCAAAGAGCATTATTAAATTTAGGTCATACATATGCTCATGCTATAGAAGCAGAATTAGGATATGGTAAATGGTTACATGGAGAAGCTGTAGCAGTAGGTATTGTTATTGCATCTGTAATATCTAAAGAATTAAATTTATTAAATAATTTTGATGTAATAAAAATTATTAATTTATTAAAACAATATAAATTACCTACTAAATTACCATCAAATATAGATGTAAATAAACTTTTAAAACATATTTATAAAGATAAAAAAGTTAAAAAAAAACAGATTAATATTATTCTACCAGTTAGAATTGGTAAAGTTATTATATATAATAATATATCTGAGAAAATAATTATTAATGCTATTAATAGTAATAAAAATTTATTATTTTAA